ATGACGAACGATACGTGGGCACGTGTACTTGGAACTTTGGAAGAGGTTCTTGGCGCCAACAGCTATTCCAATTGGATCGAACCATTAGAGTTCGGCGGTTTGAATGGTGGCGTCGCGACTTTAAACGCACCAACGACTTTTATCGGTAACTACGTCAAACAGAATTTCTCTGATCTGATTCTGCACAAGATGCGCGAAGCAGATCAAAGCATTGACCGCCTTAGTTTTGCGGTTGGTGGGGAACGTCGCGCAGCGGCCGTCACAAAAGACGTCCGCACACCATCAGCAGCACCACGTGCTGAAGCATCCACTGCTGGTCTCGATAAACGGTTTACGTTCGACACATTTGTTGTCGGTAAGCCAAACGAACTCGCCCATGCCGCCGCTCGTCGTGTGGCCGAAGGTGGTCCTGTCAGCTTTAACCCACTGTTCCTTTATGGTGGCGTCGGCCTTGGCAAAACGCACCTGATGCACGCGATCGCCCACGAATTGCGCAGTCAGCAGCCGCATCTGAACGTTCTGTACCTGTCCGCCGAACAGTTCATGTATCGTTTCATTACGGCCCTGCGTGATCGCAAAATGATGGATTTCAAAGATTTGTTCCGCTCTGTCGACATTCTGATGGTCGACGACGTTCAGTTCCTTGCAGGCAAAGACAGCACGCAAGAAGAATTCTTCCACACGTTCAACGCGCTCGTCGACGCTGGCAAGCAGATCATCATTTCTGCTGACCGTGCTCCGGGTGAAATCAAGGACTTAGAAGAGCGGATCAAATCCCGCCTACAATGTGGTCTTGTCGTTGACCTACACCCAACCGACTATGAACTGCGTCTCGGAGTTCTTCAGGCCAAAGCCGAAGCATACGCGCCGATGTACCAAGGCATCGAAATGGCCGACGGCGTTCTCGAATTCCTGGCCCACCGGATCAGCACAAACGTGCGCGTGCTGGAAGGCGCTTTGACCCGCCTATTCGCATTCGCATCGCTGGTCGGTCGCGAAATCAACCTTGAGCTGACCCAAGACTGCTTGGCTGATGTTCTGAAAGCATCTGATCGCAAGGTCACGGTCGAAGAAATCCAGCGCAAGGTATCTGAGCACTACAACATCCGCCTGTCTGACATGATCGGGCCAAAGCGGGTGCGCACCTTGGCACGTCCGCGGCAAATCGCGATGTATCTTGCGAAAACCATGACAAGCCGGTCCTTGCCAGAAATCGGACGTCGTTTTGGTGGTCGCGATCATACAACCGTCATGCACGGCGTGAAAAAGATTGAAGAACTGCAAGCAACCGACAGTCAAATGGCTGATGATGTGGAACTTCTGCGTCGCGCTTTGTCGGAATAAGCCGCCCACGCCTTGACGCTGCCCTTCAACGCGGCAACAGTCCAACAAAACGCTTGAGCCTGCTGGGATATAGGATAGTTTTCAACTCCCGGCGGCACAAAGCACGCCTAATTGCGGAGCATGGGACATGAAATTCAGTATTGAACGGGCGGCATTGCTGAAGGCCGTGGCACAAGCACAATCCGTCGTTGAACGGCGCAACACGATTCCGATCCTTGCGAACGTCTTGATCGAAGCCAATGGCGATGATGTGATGTTCCGCGCGACCGATCTTGATATCGAAGTTGTCGACAAAGCACCTGCCAAGGTCGAACGCGCTGGCGCGACCACAGTCGCCGCTGTCACGCTGAACGAAATCGTACGCAAATTGCCTGACGGTGCCTTGGTCACGCTGACCGAAGATGGCGCATCTGGCCGTTTGACGATTGAAGCAGGTCGGTCGAATTTCTCTTTGGCGACACTGCCAAAAGAAGATTTTCCCGTTATGGCATCATCCGAATACGCCGCGAATTTCTCGGCGCCTGCGCCGACGCTGCGTCGTCTTTTCGACAAAGCCAAGTTCGCGATTTCGACCGAAGAAACACGCTACTACCTAAACGGTGTCTACATGCACGTGTCCGACGCGGACGGCGGTAAGGTGCTGCGCTGCGTTGCAACCGACGGCCACCGCCTTGCGCGGATCGACGCGGAATTGCCTGAAGGTGCGGCAGAAATGGCTGGGGTCATCGTACCCCGCAAAACCGTTGGCGAATTGCGCAAGCTGCTTGATGACGACGACATGCAGATCGCAGTGTCCGTATCTGAAACCAAGATCCGGTTCGCGACACCAACGATCACGCTGACCTCGAAGGTCATCGACGGCACCTTCCCAGATTACACGCGTGTTATTCCGACAGGAAA
The Rhodobacteraceae bacterium S2214 genome window above contains:
- the dnaN gene encoding DNA polymerase III subunit beta, which codes for MKFSIERAALLKAVAQAQSVVERRNTIPILANVLIEANGDDVMFRATDLDIEVVDKAPAKVERAGATTVAAVTLNEIVRKLPDGALVTLTEDGASGRLTIEAGRSNFSLATLPKEDFPVMASSEYAANFSAPAPTLRRLFDKAKFAISTEETRYYLNGVYMHVSDADGGKVLRCVATDGHRLARIDAELPEGAAEMAGVIVPRKTVGELRKLLDDDDMQIAVSVSETKIRFATPTITLTSKVIDGTFPDYTRVIPTGNTRKLEVDAAEFAKAVDRVATVSSERSRAVKLSLDEDRLVLSVNAPDSGAAEEELAVAYGDERLEIGFNAKYLLEIASQVDRENAVFMFNSSGDPTLMREGNDTTAIYVVMPMRV
- the dnaA gene encoding chromosomal replication initiator protein DnaA; translation: MTNDTWARVLGTLEEVLGANSYSNWIEPLEFGGLNGGVATLNAPTTFIGNYVKQNFSDLILHKMREADQSIDRLSFAVGGERRAAAVTKDVRTPSAAPRAEASTAGLDKRFTFDTFVVGKPNELAHAAARRVAEGGPVSFNPLFLYGGVGLGKTHLMHAIAHELRSQQPHLNVLYLSAEQFMYRFITALRDRKMMDFKDLFRSVDILMVDDVQFLAGKDSTQEEFFHTFNALVDAGKQIIISADRAPGEIKDLEERIKSRLQCGLVVDLHPTDYELRLGVLQAKAEAYAPMYQGIEMADGVLEFLAHRISTNVRVLEGALTRLFAFASLVGREINLELTQDCLADVLKASDRKVTVEEIQRKVSEHYNIRLSDMIGPKRVRTLARPRQIAMYLAKTMTSRSLPEIGRRFGGRDHTTVMHGVKKIEELQATDSQMADDVELLRRALSE